The following are encoded in a window of Chloroflexota bacterium genomic DNA:
- a CDS encoding amidohydrolase family protein gives MRIDAHQHYWKLNRGDYGWLTPDMGVLYRDYLPADLEPSLERHRIDKTVLVQAAPTTAETDYMLSLAAENDSIGGVVGWLDMADPKFPQLFEEYRQQPAFVGIRPMLHDLSDNAWVTQPVVLENLTLLAECDFPFDFLVRPQHLPYVLQVLEKVSNLRAVIDHIAKPDIKAQQFEPWASDLNAIAQHENVYCKLSGMVTEADHANWMPADLQPYVSHTVECFGPARVMYGSDWPVSLLAARYDDVIGALEEALDPGLGEVGLANVFGGNAGQFYGIAK, from the coding sequence ATGCGCATCGACGCCCACCAGCACTACTGGAAATTAAACCGCGGCGACTATGGTTGGCTCACACCGGACATGGGCGTGCTCTACCGCGACTACCTCCCCGCCGATCTCGAACCAAGCCTTGAACGGCACAGGATCGACAAGACAGTGCTCGTGCAGGCCGCTCCCACCACGGCGGAGACGGACTATATGCTTTCGCTCGCCGCTGAGAACGACTCAATCGGTGGTGTCGTCGGCTGGCTGGACATGGCCGACCCCAAGTTTCCGCAACTATTCGAGGAATACCGCCAACAGCCTGCGTTTGTGGGAATCCGGCCCATGCTGCATGACCTGTCCGATAACGCGTGGGTGACTCAGCCGGTAGTGCTTGAGAATCTCACGCTGCTCGCAGAATGCGACTTTCCGTTTGACTTCCTGGTGCGCCCCCAGCACTTGCCCTATGTATTGCAGGTACTTGAGAAAGTATCAAACCTGCGCGCCGTTATCGACCACATCGCCAAGCCAGACATCAAAGCGCAACAGTTCGAACCGTGGGCGTCAGATCTCAATGCGATTGCGCAGCACGAAAACGTTTACTGCAAGCTCTCCGGCATGGTCACCGAGGCCGATCACGCCAACTGGATGCCTGCCGACCTCCAGCCGTACGTATCGCACACCGTCGAGTGTTTCGGACCGGCGCGCGTGATGTACGGCAGCGATTGGCCCGTCAGTCTCTTGGCGGCACGCTACGACGACGTAATTGGAGCCTTGGAAGAGGCACTGGACCCGGGACTAGGTGAGGTGGGCCTTGCAAATGTCTTCGGCGGCAACGCCGGGCAGTTCTATGGGATCGCCAAATAG
- a CDS encoding ABC transporter permease: MKESMSLLANTQPEARPEIFWTLDNSWVLTKRSLKHIIRNIDQLLSTFLMPVMFLLLFRYVFGGAINTGDTSYVNFLVAGILVQTAAFGANTTTFSVLVDLQRGIVDRFRALPMASSALLAAHVIADLVRNTISALIMLVASFLVGFRPTADLSEWLLVLGLLLLFTLAISWVSAILGMVVKSLEAAQWSGFMVLMPLTFASSAFVPTASMPTVLRVFAENQPVTHVIEAMRAWMVGTPIGNSGWLALFWCTGIIVIAMPVATWIFRSRTSDPRPG; encoded by the coding sequence ATGAAAGAATCAATGTCTTTGCTTGCCAATACGCAACCAGAGGCCCGTCCGGAGATCTTCTGGACGCTCGACAACTCCTGGGTGCTGACCAAGCGCAGCCTCAAACACATCATTCGCAACATCGATCAGTTGCTCTCAACTTTTCTTATGCCCGTGATGTTCTTGTTGCTCTTTCGCTACGTCTTTGGCGGCGCGATCAACACGGGGGACACGAGTTACGTCAACTTTCTGGTGGCCGGTATCCTGGTGCAAACGGCTGCCTTTGGGGCCAATACGACCACCTTCAGCGTGCTCGTCGATCTACAGCGGGGCATTGTAGATCGTTTCCGCGCGCTGCCGATGGCGAGCTCGGCTCTGCTCGCGGCGCACGTCATTGCAGATTTGGTGCGAAATACGATTTCGGCGTTGATAATGCTTGTTGCGAGTTTTCTCGTTGGATTTCGCCCCACGGCAGATCTTTCCGAGTGGCTGCTGGTACTCGGCCTATTGCTCCTCTTTACGCTTGCGATTTCCTGGGTTTCGGCCATTCTGGGCATGGTCGTCAAGTCGCTGGAGGCCGCACAGTGGTCAGGTTTCATGGTGCTGATGCCGCTCACATTTGCCAGCAGCGCCTTCGTGCCTACCGCCAGCATGCCGACCGTGCTGCGCGTCTTTGCTGAAAACCAACCCGTTACCCACGTCATCGAAGCTATGCGCGCCTGGATGGTCGGCACGCCCATTGGCAATAGCGGCTGGCTGGCACTCTTCTGGTGCACCGGCATAATCGTGATTGCCATGCCGGTGGCCACGTGGATATTCCGCAGCCGGACATCGGATCCGCGCCCTGGCTAA
- a CDS encoding ATP-binding cassette domain-containing protein, translated as MTETLSASAEMDANENEIEDNAIVVAGLRKSFKDLEVLKGIDLTVARGSILALLGPNGAGKTTIIRILSTLLPPDGGQALVNGFDVSREGGQVRKSIGLTGQYAAVDEYLTGEENLLMLGRLYRLSIADTKRRTRDLLELFELTDAAGRTVKTYSGGMRRRLDLAMSLIASPPVLFLDEPTTGLDPRSRLSLWEMIKRLSASDVTILLTTQYMEEADQLADQIVVIDHGSVIAAGTADELKSRIGAARLDLTIAASSDFVRAEQALDGQALHLDSKRRLLSIASQHGVHELREVLQRLEEADIEVENVSLHRPTLDDVFLTLTGTATTPQSDDQPEEGQEKERE; from the coding sequence ATGACAGAGACCTTGTCCGCATCGGCTGAGATGGATGCAAATGAAAATGAAATTGAAGATAATGCAATTGTGGTCGCCGGATTACGCAAGTCCTTCAAAGACTTAGAAGTGCTCAAGGGAATCGACCTCACGGTCGCACGTGGGAGCATTCTGGCGTTACTTGGTCCTAACGGCGCCGGCAAGACGACAATCATTCGCATATTGAGCACATTGCTGCCACCCGATGGCGGCCAGGCGCTTGTAAACGGCTTCGACGTGTCCCGGGAAGGGGGCCAGGTGCGCAAGAGCATTGGGCTCACCGGACAGTACGCGGCGGTGGACGAGTATCTCACCGGGGAAGAGAACTTGCTGATGCTGGGCAGGCTCTATCGCCTCAGCATTGCCGATACGAAGCGGCGTACCCGCGACCTTTTGGAGCTATTCGAACTCACCGATGCCGCCGGGCGCACGGTGAAGACCTATTCCGGCGGAATGCGCCGCCGCCTCGACTTGGCGATGAGCCTCATTGCATCCCCACCAGTGCTGTTCTTGGATGAGCCCACCACCGGGCTTGATCCGAGAAGCCGTTTGTCACTGTGGGAGATGATCAAGCGCCTCTCGGCCAGCGACGTCACCATCCTGCTGACAACGCAATATATGGAAGAAGCCGACCAATTGGCAGACCAGATCGTTGTCATTGATCACGGCAGTGTGATTGCTGCCGGCACGGCAGACGAGCTAAAGTCCCGCATCGGCGCCGCACGCTTGGATCTCACCATTGCCGCATCCAGTGATTTCGTAAGGGCTGAGCAAGCGCTGGACGGCCAAGCCCTGCACCTGGATAGCAAGCGGCGCTTGCTGAGCATTGCCAGCCAACACGGCGTCCACGAGCTGAGAGAGGTGCTGCAACGCTTAGAAGAAGCCGACATAGAGGTGGAGAACGTTTCGCTGCATCGTCCCACCTTGGATGATGTCTTTCTCACGCTAACGGGCACCGCGACTACTCCCCAATCCGACGATCAACCGGAAGAGGGCCAGGAGAAGGAGAGGGAATGA
- a CDS encoding YdeI/OmpD-associated family protein, producing MDTYYAKDRQEWRAWLHEHHAHAKEIWLVYYRKATGKPRVAYNDAVEEALCFGWIDSQQKGIDEERFAQRFSPRKPSSNWSESNKARLRNLIAQGKMTPAGLEAAQGVDLDEPFVIAPDIESALRADPQTWQHFQDFPEDYQSIRVAFIESARNRPAEFKKRLDFFLKKTAQNKTFKYG from the coding sequence ATGGATACGTATTACGCCAAGGATAGGCAAGAATGGCGGGCATGGCTCCACGAGCACCACGCCCACGCCAAGGAGATTTGGCTGGTCTATTACCGCAAAGCCACAGGCAAACCCCGTGTTGCATACAATGATGCCGTTGAGGAAGCCCTCTGCTTTGGCTGGATAGACAGCCAGCAGAAGGGCATCGATGAGGAGCGCTTTGCACAGCGGTTTTCGCCGCGCAAGCCGAGCAGCAATTGGTCGGAATCGAACAAAGCGCGCCTGCGCAACCTTATCGCTCAAGGCAAGATGACTCCGGCAGGACTAGAGGCCGCTCAGGGCGTTGATTTGGATGAACCATTTGTGATCGCGCCGGACATCGAGTCTGCGCTAAGAGCGGACCCGCAAACCTGGCAGCACTTTCAGGATTTCCCGGAAGACTATCAAAGTATCCGCGTAGCGTTCATCGAGAGCGCACGCAACCGACCCGCGGAATTCAAGAAGCGTCTGGATTTCTTTCTCAAGAAGACTGCGCAGAACAAGACCTTCAAATACGGCTAA